One window from the genome of Pandoraea fibrosis encodes:
- a CDS encoding c-type cytochrome — MTSPPSHLWLGALLQVLQFVQSTWLSTLYALGITDDSHGAPAWPWDVRIAGENLVIDVALARQFAWMLAAIAFALVCVLLALFWRRAWRWLLAAGIGALALAPWPSPSLWLSAAVPTSFHTSPTGFTVESIARGSRVYAAQCAACHGTDGRGEGPLAATLHRWPPTMASTLLSRRADGELFWHVLYGMRDDQGVTMPGFSGRLSDREIWAALDYMRVLSASAGMAAGGSWPVPIALPALSVKCANGPARDVATWRGNQRVRVVAVDTDHPPPFEDPRFLTLLVERNAPSPPGASGIRKVAARPSDRVRTVSSVNAGNVTPLFGARADCVADSPEAWQVFAQIAGASPSSLAGTEWLADRDGWLRALAPAGRGGWADGGLMCTTTTALPSALPLDAQAARRTDPLTATLRQMDDDPVRFVKGGFVH; from the coding sequence ATGACGTCCCCGCCTTCGCATCTCTGGCTGGGCGCACTGCTGCAAGTCCTCCAGTTCGTGCAGTCCACCTGGCTGAGCACGCTCTATGCGCTCGGCATCACCGACGACTCGCATGGCGCACCGGCATGGCCATGGGACGTGCGCATCGCCGGAGAGAATCTTGTCATCGACGTGGCCCTCGCCCGCCAGTTCGCGTGGATGCTCGCGGCCATCGCGTTTGCGCTCGTCTGCGTATTGCTGGCGCTGTTTTGGCGACGCGCATGGCGTTGGCTGCTGGCCGCCGGCATCGGTGCGCTGGCGCTGGCGCCCTGGCCTTCGCCATCGCTTTGGCTGAGCGCTGCCGTGCCGACCAGTTTTCATACCAGCCCGACGGGCTTTACCGTCGAGAGCATCGCGCGCGGCTCGCGCGTGTACGCGGCGCAATGCGCAGCGTGTCACGGCACCGACGGACGCGGCGAAGGGCCGTTGGCCGCCACGCTGCATCGATGGCCGCCCACCATGGCGAGCACGCTGCTGAGTCGCCGCGCCGATGGCGAATTGTTCTGGCATGTGCTGTACGGCATGCGCGACGATCAGGGCGTGACCATGCCCGGCTTCTCCGGGCGGCTGAGCGACCGCGAGATCTGGGCCGCCCTCGATTACATGCGCGTGCTCTCCGCTTCTGCGGGCATGGCGGCGGGCGGCAGTTGGCCCGTTCCGATCGCCCTGCCCGCGCTGTCGGTGAAATGCGCCAACGGCCCTGCCCGGGATGTCGCCACATGGCGCGGCAATCAGCGAGTACGCGTCGTGGCGGTGGATACCGATCACCCGCCACCGTTCGAGGATCCCCGCTTTCTCACCTTGCTGGTCGAGCGCAATGCCCCGTCGCCGCCCGGTGCGTCTGGCATTCGCAAGGTGGCGGCACGCCCCTCGGATCGGGTGCGCACGGTCAGTTCCGTCAATGCCGGCAACGTCACACCGCTGTTCGGCGCACGAGCAGACTGCGTGGCCGATAGCCCCGAGGCATGGCAGGTCTTCGCGCAAATCGCCGGCGCATCGCCATCGAGCCTGGCGGGCACCGAATGGCTGGCGGATCGCGACGGCTGGCTACGCGCCCTTGCGCCCGCCGGTCGTGGGGGCTGGGCCGACGGCGGCCTGATGTGCACGACAACGACCGCACTTCCAAGCGCGCTTCCCCTTGACGCACAGGCTGCGCGTCGCACAGACCCGCTAACCGCCACGCTGCGCCAGATGGACGACGACCCCGTGCGGTTCGTCAAAGGCGGCTTCGTGCACTAA
- a CDS encoding LysE family translocator, whose product MLASATLSTHLWLAYTAYFIGAASPGPSNLAIMSIATNHGRKPALTFALGVMSGSLFWAMVAMLGIAATLLAYAQFLIAIKVFGGVYLMWLALKSGRSALRPANAAQSVPTDAGGTLSLKRLYLRGTLMHLTNPKAVLGWVSVVALSSTPDGAMPMAVVPGCVAIGLTVFCGYAMLFSTRTARRIYLRIRRWLDGCLAVVFGAAGWQLLTSRV is encoded by the coding sequence ATGCTCGCCAGCGCCACGCTCTCAACCCATTTATGGCTCGCCTATACGGCTTACTTCATCGGCGCGGCCAGTCCGGGGCCGAGCAATCTGGCGATCATGTCCATTGCGACGAATCACGGCCGCAAACCCGCGCTGACGTTTGCGTTGGGCGTGATGTCAGGCTCGCTGTTCTGGGCGATGGTCGCCATGCTCGGTATTGCCGCCACGCTGCTCGCCTATGCGCAGTTCCTCATCGCCATCAAAGTCTTCGGCGGTGTCTACCTGATGTGGCTGGCGCTCAAGTCCGGACGATCCGCCCTGCGACCGGCGAACGCCGCGCAATCGGTGCCCACGGATGCCGGCGGCACACTGTCGCTCAAACGGCTATACCTGCGCGGCACATTAATGCACCTCACCAATCCGAAGGCCGTGCTGGGATGGGTCTCCGTCGTTGCCCTGTCGTCGACGCCCGACGGCGCCATGCCCATGGCGGTCGTGCCCGGTTGCGTGGCAATCGGTCTGACGGTGTTCTGCGGCTATGCGATGCTGTTCTCCACACGCACGGCGCGGCGCATCTATCTGCGCATCCGGCGCTGGCTCGACGGCTGCCTCGCCGTGGTCTTCGGTGCCGCGGGCTGGCAATTGTTGACGTCGCGGGTGTGA
- a CDS encoding LysR family transcriptional regulator, which translates to MAINFDLNDLQAFRAVAQLSSFRRAAEAIHLSQPALSRRIDKLEEALGVKLFERSTRRVALTNVGRAFARDAERILDDLDNALLGIRDVASPSLGHVTIACVPSAAYYFMPQVISRYHRAFPRIRISVLDASANEVLAAVVNGDADFGLNFIGSQEPNIEFKLLLQERYVAACRRDHPLAGKKRVTWRELYEYDYIAVGKVSGNRLLLDQALTTLPQRPPSICETQHVTTMLGLVEAGLGVAAVPTMAMPGSDHPLLTSVPLVDPVVTRRVGMIRSKARPLSPAAVQLYRYVAEMKVPARRRAGGDPL; encoded by the coding sequence ATGGCGATCAATTTCGATCTGAACGATTTGCAGGCCTTTCGCGCAGTGGCGCAACTCTCGAGCTTTCGCCGCGCGGCCGAAGCGATCCACCTCTCGCAGCCCGCGCTCTCGCGCCGCATCGACAAGCTCGAAGAGGCGCTGGGGGTCAAGCTCTTCGAGCGCAGCACGCGGCGCGTGGCGCTCACCAATGTGGGCCGGGCGTTTGCGCGCGATGCCGAGCGCATTCTCGACGACCTGGATAACGCATTGCTCGGTATTCGCGATGTGGCGTCGCCGAGTCTCGGGCACGTGACCATCGCTTGCGTGCCGTCTGCGGCGTATTACTTCATGCCGCAGGTGATCTCGCGCTACCACCGGGCGTTTCCGCGCATTCGTATTTCGGTGCTCGACGCGAGCGCCAACGAGGTGCTGGCCGCCGTGGTCAATGGCGACGCCGATTTCGGCTTGAATTTCATCGGCAGTCAGGAGCCGAACATCGAGTTCAAGCTTCTGTTGCAGGAACGATATGTCGCGGCCTGCCGGCGCGACCACCCACTTGCCGGCAAGAAGCGCGTGACGTGGCGCGAGCTTTACGAGTACGACTACATCGCCGTGGGCAAGGTCTCGGGTAACCGGTTGTTGCTCGATCAGGCATTGACCACGCTGCCGCAACGGCCGCCGAGCATTTGCGAGACACAGCATGTGACCACGATGCTCGGACTGGTGGAAGCGGGTCTGGGCGTCGCGGCCGTGCCGACGATGGCCATGCCGGGCAGCGATCATCCGCTGCTCACGAGCGTGCCGCTGGTCGATCCGGTAGTGACGCGACGCGTTGGTATGATCCGCAGCAAGGCGCGGCCGCTGTCTCCGGCGGCGGTACAGTTGTATCGCTACGTGGCGGAGATGAAGGTGCCGGCCCGCCGTCGCGCGGGGGGCGATCCGCTATAG
- a CDS encoding ABC transporter permease, which translates to MSAILDNAALRGASPAGALELAEQAEGTTLRVPSPVPLPRFDETEIDQLFAAPRTPAIWGVGFAAALAWAAFGALTLRWPNKVVGFSDWAFTDELGVVALAIAALLAVLSVAGRATPPLLRLREAITGTGPWLVAIALVLAAWEILTAKTGALPTPFFAPPQALIEVYTDDWQRLGDSAVNTLKLLGIGFGLGAIAGFLIGVSIGWSRAIGYWVHPVLRVLGPVPATALLPLTFYFFPSSYSAAAFLIALSTAFPVAVLTWSGVAGVNKSYYDVARTLGASDAFLVLRVAIPAALPNVFVGLFMGLGASFSVLVTAEMMGVKSGLGWYLTWAQGWASYVNMYAALIVMALLFSGVITLLFTVRDRALAWQKGTVKW; encoded by the coding sequence ATGAGTGCCATTCTCGACAACGCCGCACTGCGCGGGGCGTCCCCCGCCGGCGCGCTGGAACTCGCCGAACAAGCGGAGGGTACGACGCTGCGTGTGCCGTCGCCCGTTCCCCTGCCGCGCTTCGACGAGACCGAAATCGATCAGCTTTTCGCCGCGCCGCGCACCCCCGCCATCTGGGGCGTCGGGTTCGCCGCTGCGCTGGCATGGGCAGCGTTCGGCGCGCTCACGCTGCGCTGGCCCAATAAGGTCGTGGGCTTCTCCGACTGGGCCTTTACCGACGAACTGGGCGTCGTCGCACTGGCCATTGCCGCCTTGCTCGCCGTGCTGTCGGTCGCAGGCCGTGCCACGCCGCCATTGCTGCGTCTGCGCGAAGCGATCACCGGTACCGGCCCGTGGCTCGTCGCCATTGCGCTGGTGCTCGCCGCGTGGGAAATTCTCACCGCGAAAACCGGCGCGTTGCCCACGCCCTTCTTTGCCCCGCCGCAAGCCCTCATCGAGGTCTACACCGACGACTGGCAACGCCTCGGCGACAGCGCCGTCAATACGCTCAAGCTGCTCGGCATCGGCTTCGGGCTGGGTGCCATTGCGGGCTTCCTGATCGGTGTGTCCATCGGCTGGTCGCGCGCCATCGGCTATTGGGTGCACCCGGTATTGCGCGTGCTCGGCCCCGTGCCGGCCACAGCCCTGTTGCCGCTCACGTTCTACTTCTTTCCGTCGAGCTACTCGGCCGCCGCCTTCCTCATCGCACTCTCCACCGCGTTCCCGGTCGCCGTCCTCACATGGTCGGGCGTAGCCGGCGTGAACAAGAGTTATTACGACGTTGCGCGCACGCTCGGCGCGTCCGATGCGTTTCTGGTGCTGCGTGTGGCGATTCCTGCGGCATTGCCCAACGTCTTCGTCGGCCTGTTCATGGGGCTCGGCGCATCGTTCTCGGTGCTCGTCACCGCTGAGATGATGGGCGTGAAGTCCGGCCTCGGCTGGTACCTCACGTGGGCGCAGGGCTGGGCCTCTTACGTGAACATGTACGCTGCGCTAATTGTCATGGCGCTACTCTTCTCCGGCGTCATCACGCTGCTCTTCACCGTGCGCGACCGCGCGCTCGCGTGGCAGAAAGGAACCGTCAAATGGTAA
- a CDS encoding ABC transporter ATP-binding protein, whose product MVSAATPSSTQERSNPQYVHVSASVPGNEASAPANDTGARIDIRGVDHWFGTRQAPLQVLDGVDLSVAPGEFVALLGPSGCGKSTLLRLVAGLETATRGTITQDGTAITRPDPSRIVVFQDPTLYPWRRVRDNVALGLQARGVLGKERQRVDAALARVGLSEFADAFPHQLSGGMAQRVALARALVNDPRLLVLDEPLGKLDSLTRLAMQSELVELWQRAGFSALLVTHDVEEALFLAQRVIVFSPRPAKIVAELRVDLPYPRHRGDPRITELRHEALRHLGLDASW is encoded by the coding sequence ATGGTAAGCGCCGCCACCCCCTCCTCCACGCAGGAGCGGTCGAATCCGCAATACGTGCATGTTTCGGCGTCAGTCCCCGGCAACGAGGCATCCGCCCCGGCGAACGACACCGGTGCTCGCATCGACATTCGTGGCGTCGATCACTGGTTTGGCACGCGTCAGGCGCCTTTGCAGGTGCTGGACGGCGTGGACTTGAGCGTCGCCCCCGGCGAGTTTGTAGCGCTGCTCGGGCCGAGCGGTTGCGGCAAGTCCACACTGCTGCGCCTCGTCGCGGGACTGGAAACCGCCACGCGCGGCACGATCACGCAGGACGGTACCGCGATTACGCGCCCCGATCCGTCGCGCATCGTGGTGTTTCAGGATCCGACGCTTTATCCGTGGCGACGCGTGCGCGATAACGTCGCGCTCGGCCTGCAAGCCCGAGGCGTGCTCGGCAAGGAGCGCCAGCGGGTCGACGCAGCACTCGCCCGCGTGGGCCTTTCCGAGTTCGCCGACGCGTTTCCGCATCAACTCTCCGGCGGCATGGCGCAACGTGTGGCGCTTGCCCGTGCGTTAGTCAACGATCCGCGCCTGCTCGTACTCGACGAGCCCCTCGGCAAGCTCGATTCGCTCACGCGTCTGGCCATGCAAAGCGAGCTGGTCGAGTTGTGGCAGCGCGCCGGCTTCTCGGCGCTGCTCGTCACGCACGACGTGGAAGAGGCGCTCTTCCTGGCGCAACGCGTCATCGTGTTCAGCCCGCGTCCGGCAAAGATCGTGGCGGAACTGCGCGTCGACCTGCCCTATCCACGCCATCGCGGCGACCCGCGGATTACCGAACTGCGCCACGAAGCGCTCCGACATCTGGGGCTCGATGCAAGCTGGTAA
- a CDS encoding amidase, translating to MAIAPDLPSLAAHSSAAEANTTATPHADLNDIVALDALALSDAIRTRQVSCRDVMQAYLAHIAQYNPAVNAIVSLRDADTLLAQADERDRQLANGQYLGWMHGMPHAVKDLAACAGLPTRKGSPLTPEGPDTHDSISVARIRAAGAIFIGKTNVSEFGLGSHSYNPVFGTTRNAYDTTRIAGGSSGGAGSALALRMLPVADGSDMMGSLRNPAAFGNVYGFRPSQGRVPYGPTPEVFVQQLSTEGPMGRSVADVAQLLATQSGYDARSPLSLAHETPPFASALQRDMKGVKLGWLGDYGGHLPMEAGVMALCEASLRDFAAMGCEVEACVPDFAPERLWQTWLTLRHWLVNGSLGEMYADPARRDKLKPEAQWEVAGGEALRAADVFRASIDRSEWYRSLARLFERYDFLLLPSAQVFPFDAQMHWPTSVAGKPMDTYHRWMEVVIGPTLAGLPAISVPVGFDARGLPMGLQIIGPAQADLAVLQLAHAHEQQTQWVRRRLPSMLSANARI from the coding sequence ATGGCCATTGCGCCAGACCTGCCGTCCCTGGCTGCCCACTCGAGCGCAGCCGAAGCCAACACCACGGCTACCCCTCATGCTGACCTGAACGACATCGTTGCGCTCGACGCACTGGCGCTGTCCGACGCCATTCGCACGCGTCAGGTATCGTGCCGCGACGTCATGCAGGCGTATCTCGCGCACATTGCGCAGTACAACCCGGCAGTCAACGCCATCGTGTCTCTGCGAGACGCGGACACCTTGCTGGCGCAGGCCGACGAGCGCGACCGGCAACTGGCGAACGGCCAGTATCTCGGCTGGATGCATGGCATGCCGCACGCCGTGAAGGATCTCGCCGCCTGTGCCGGATTGCCGACCCGCAAGGGCTCGCCCTTGACGCCCGAAGGCCCCGACACACACGACAGCATCAGCGTGGCGCGCATCCGCGCGGCGGGAGCGATCTTCATCGGCAAGACCAACGTGTCAGAGTTCGGCCTGGGCTCGCATAGCTACAACCCGGTCTTCGGCACGACACGTAACGCCTACGACACGACACGTATCGCTGGCGGCAGCAGCGGTGGCGCAGGCAGCGCCCTGGCGTTGCGCATGCTGCCGGTGGCCGATGGCAGCGACATGATGGGCTCGCTGCGCAATCCGGCGGCATTCGGCAACGTGTACGGCTTTCGGCCGTCGCAGGGCCGTGTGCCTTATGGTCCCACGCCCGAAGTCTTCGTTCAGCAACTGAGCACCGAGGGGCCGATGGGCCGCAGCGTCGCCGACGTCGCCCAGTTGCTCGCCACCCAGTCCGGTTACGACGCGCGCAGCCCACTGTCGCTGGCCCACGAGACACCGCCGTTCGCGAGTGCGTTACAGCGCGACATGAAAGGTGTGAAGCTCGGGTGGCTCGGCGACTACGGAGGCCATCTGCCAATGGAAGCGGGTGTGATGGCGCTTTGCGAAGCCTCGCTGCGCGATTTTGCGGCGATGGGATGTGAAGTGGAGGCATGTGTGCCGGACTTTGCGCCCGAGCGACTGTGGCAGACGTGGCTGACGCTGCGTCATTGGCTCGTGAACGGCTCGCTCGGCGAGATGTACGCCGATCCGGCGCGCCGCGACAAGCTCAAGCCGGAGGCGCAATGGGAAGTCGCGGGCGGCGAAGCGTTGCGTGCTGCCGACGTGTTTCGCGCATCGATCGATCGCAGCGAGTGGTACCGATCGCTGGCGCGGTTGTTTGAGCGCTACGACTTCTTGTTGCTGCCCTCGGCGCAGGTGTTCCCGTTCGACGCGCAGATGCACTGGCCGACGTCGGTCGCGGGCAAGCCGATGGATACCTACCATCGATGGATGGAGGTTGTGATCGGGCCGACACTGGCCGGGTTGCCGGCGATCAGCGTGCCGGTCGGATTCGACGCGCGCGGTCTGCCGATGGGGCTGCAAATCATCGGGCCGGCGCAAGCGGATCTCGCAGTGCTGCAATTGGCACATGCGCACGAGCAGCAAACGCAGTGGGTGCGTCGTCGCCTGCCGTCGATGCTCTCGGCTAACGCGCGGATCTGA
- a CDS encoding ABC transporter substrate-binding protein — translation MTTSRRRFLQYVTTSSAAGALSILALPGVSYAQSGRPLLKAGDQKGGLRALLEAADELRQLPYDIQWTEFPAAAPLAEALNAGAVDCGPIGDAPVIFALSAGAAIKIIGANRSDAYGTAVIVRPDATLRTAADLKGKNIGTTRGSIGHFVTLKALTSAGLAPSDVNFRFLPPADTITALASGSVDAWATWEPYTAVAETTGRGRVLVNGRGLWSGLSYLAATDAAIAGKQEVLRDFLSRVVRAQVWSYQHVDAFSAAMARIIGIPPEAAKLQFSRRATKWRNIDDALVAEQQRTADFYSQVGLLRQPLDVKTTFDRRFPVKV, via the coding sequence ATGACGACTTCCCGACGCCGCTTTCTCCAGTACGTCACCACGTCGAGTGCCGCGGGTGCGCTGAGCATACTCGCCCTGCCCGGCGTCTCCTATGCGCAATCCGGCCGCCCGCTCCTCAAAGCCGGCGACCAGAAAGGCGGGCTGCGCGCACTGCTCGAAGCGGCGGACGAACTCAGGCAGTTGCCCTACGACATTCAGTGGACCGAATTCCCCGCCGCCGCACCGCTGGCCGAAGCGCTCAATGCGGGTGCCGTCGATTGCGGCCCTATCGGCGACGCGCCGGTGATCTTCGCGCTGTCGGCCGGCGCCGCCATCAAGATCATCGGCGCCAATCGCTCCGACGCGTATGGCACGGCCGTGATCGTGCGCCCGGACGCCACACTGCGCACCGCCGCCGATCTCAAGGGCAAGAACATCGGCACGACGCGAGGCTCCATCGGCCACTTCGTCACGCTCAAGGCGCTCACGTCCGCCGGTCTGGCGCCCAGCGACGTCAACTTCCGCTTCCTGCCGCCGGCCGACACCATCACCGCACTGGCGAGCGGCTCGGTCGATGCATGGGCAACCTGGGAGCCCTACACGGCAGTCGCGGAGACAACCGGACGCGGGCGGGTGCTCGTCAATGGCCGCGGGCTCTGGTCGGGGTTGAGCTATCTGGCGGCGACCGACGCGGCCATCGCGGGCAAGCAGGAGGTGCTGCGCGATTTCCTGTCGCGTGTCGTGCGGGCGCAGGTCTGGTCGTATCAGCATGTCGACGCCTTCTCCGCGGCCATGGCGCGCATCATCGGCATTCCGCCCGAGGCGGCAAAGCTCCAGTTCTCGCGACGCGCCACGAAATGGCGCAACATCGACGACGCCCTCGTGGCCGAGCAACAGCGCACCGCCGACTTCTACTCGCAAGTCGGCTTGCTGCGCCAACCGCTGGACGTGAAGACAACCTTCGACCGGCGCTTCCCCGTCAAGGTCTGA
- a CDS encoding substrate-binding domain-containing protein, with product MNTLSSPKRVSAARRLVAALGVGIALTTLSAAPVAQAEDLHVMNSGGFTAAYKLLLPKFEAASGDHVDTAWGPSMGKAPEAIPNRLARGESADVVIMVGYALDDLIKAGKVRPDSRVDLADSRIGVVVKAGDAVPDVSTPEALKAALLAAKSVAYSDSASGVYVERELFKKLGIAEQMQGKAVMVQKTPVAEKVAAGDYALGLQQVSELLPVKGIAFAGKIPESLQSVTRFAGGVPVNAPHPDEAKKLLTYMAAPAVAKEIESTGLDPLTH from the coding sequence ATGAATACCCTTTCCTCCCCGAAGCGCGTGAGCGCTGCCCGTCGCCTCGTCGCCGCACTCGGCGTGGGCATCGCGCTGACGACGCTCTCAGCCGCTCCCGTTGCTCAGGCAGAAGACCTGCATGTGATGAACTCCGGTGGCTTCACCGCGGCCTACAAGCTGCTGCTGCCCAAGTTCGAGGCCGCGAGCGGCGACCATGTCGATACGGCCTGGGGCCCGTCGATGGGCAAGGCGCCCGAGGCGATCCCGAATCGTCTGGCGCGTGGTGAATCGGCCGACGTCGTCATCATGGTCGGTTATGCGCTCGACGATCTCATCAAGGCGGGCAAGGTGCGCCCCGATTCGCGCGTCGATCTGGCTGACTCGCGCATCGGTGTCGTCGTCAAAGCGGGCGACGCGGTGCCCGACGTCAGCACCCCCGAGGCACTGAAGGCAGCGCTGCTGGCGGCGAAGTCGGTGGCCTATTCGGATAGCGCCAGCGGCGTGTACGTCGAGCGCGAACTCTTCAAGAAGCTCGGCATTGCCGAACAGATGCAGGGCAAAGCGGTGATGGTGCAGAAAACGCCCGTTGCCGAGAAAGTCGCCGCCGGCGACTACGCGCTGGGCCTGCAACAGGTGAGCGAGTTGCTGCCGGTCAAGGGCATCGCGTTCGCGGGCAAGATTCCCGAGTCGCTGCAATCGGTGACCCGCTTTGCCGGCGGCGTGCCGGTCAACGCGCCGCATCCCGACGAAGCGAAGAAGCTGCTGACGTACATGGCGGCGCCCGCTGTCGCGAAGGAGATCGAGTCCACCGGCCTCGACCCGCTGACGCACTGA
- a CDS encoding DUF3820 family protein — MLDFDADALMRLVTTPMPFGKHKGTYIADLPGNYLSWFAREGFPPGEIGRLLALMHEIDHNALGELLRPLRAQAARPR; from the coding sequence ATGCTCGATTTCGACGCCGACGCGCTCATGCGCCTCGTCACGACGCCCATGCCATTCGGTAAACACAAGGGCACGTATATCGCCGACCTGCCGGGCAACTATCTCAGTTGGTTCGCCCGCGAGGGTTTCCCGCCGGGCGAGATCGGTCGTCTGCTCGCGCTCATGCACGAGATCGACCACAACGCGTTGGGTGAACTGCTCCGTCCACTACGCGCGCAGGCGGCGCGCCCCCGGTAA
- the tcuC gene encoding MFS transporter, which translates to MSQRPQDAVSRRHSKAGAVLRVTAGNFLEQFDFFLFGFYATQISRVFFPTNSEFASLMLTFAVFGAGFLMRPLGAIVLGAYIDNVGRRKGLVTTLAIMASGTILIAFVPGYDTIGLAAPVLVLIGRLLQGFSAGAELGGVSVYLAEIATPGRKGFYTSWQSASQQVAIVVSAGLGFVLSLTLTAQQIASWGWRLPFLVGCMIVPVIFALRRSLQESDEFKQRKRHPSVGEVFRSMAANAGVVLGGTMLVALTTTAFYLITVYAPTFGKSVLHLSSADALLVTLCVGVSNFIWLPIGGTLSDRIGRRPVLLLFAGLTLVTAYPVLSFLVQAPSFTRMLVALLWLSFLYGMYNGAMIPALTEVMPPDVRVAGFSLAYSLATAIFGGFTPALSTYLIHATGDKAAPGYWMSFAALCAIGATLALYRGRPGGQGRTRTELAAG; encoded by the coding sequence ATGTCACAGCGCCCCCAAGACGCGGTTTCGCGTCGCCATTCAAAAGCCGGCGCGGTCCTGCGCGTCACTGCCGGCAACTTCCTCGAGCAGTTCGATTTTTTCCTGTTCGGTTTCTACGCCACCCAGATTTCCCGCGTCTTCTTTCCCACGAACAGCGAGTTCGCATCGCTCATGCTGACCTTCGCCGTGTTCGGCGCGGGTTTCCTGATGCGCCCGCTCGGTGCGATCGTGCTTGGCGCGTACATCGATAACGTGGGTCGCCGCAAAGGGCTGGTCACCACGCTGGCCATCATGGCAAGCGGCACGATTCTCATTGCCTTCGTGCCGGGTTACGACACCATTGGGCTGGCCGCGCCGGTGCTGGTGCTGATCGGCCGGCTGTTGCAGGGCTTCTCGGCCGGTGCCGAACTGGGCGGCGTGTCCGTGTATCTGGCGGAAATTGCCACGCCGGGCCGCAAGGGTTTCTATACGAGTTGGCAGTCGGCGAGCCAGCAAGTGGCCATTGTCGTCTCGGCAGGACTTGGTTTCGTGCTCTCGCTCACACTGACGGCGCAGCAGATTGCCTCATGGGGCTGGCGCCTGCCGTTCCTGGTGGGCTGCATGATCGTGCCGGTGATCTTCGCGCTTCGCCGCTCGCTTCAGGAGAGCGACGAATTCAAGCAACGCAAGCGCCATCCGTCGGTCGGCGAAGTGTTTCGCTCGATGGCGGCCAACGCAGGGGTGGTGCTCGGCGGCACGATGCTCGTGGCGCTGACCACCACGGCGTTTTACCTGATCACCGTCTACGCGCCGACGTTCGGCAAGAGCGTGCTGCATCTCTCGAGCGCCGACGCGCTGCTCGTCACGCTGTGCGTGGGGGTGTCCAACTTCATTTGGCTGCCTATCGGCGGCACGCTCTCCGATCGCATCGGCCGACGTCCTGTGCTGCTGCTGTTCGCGGGCCTCACGCTGGTCACGGCATACCCGGTCCTGTCGTTCCTCGTGCAGGCACCGAGCTTCACGCGCATGCTCGTCGCCCTGCTGTGGCTCTCGTTCCTGTACGGCATGTACAACGGCGCGATGATCCCGGCGCTGACCGAAGTCATGCCGCCGGACGTGCGCGTGGCAGGCTTCTCGCTGGCCTATAGTCTGGCGACGGCGATTTTCGGCGGTTTCACGCCCGCATTGTCGACGTATCTCATTCACGCCACGGGCGACAAGGCGGCACCGGGCTATTGGATGAGCTTTGCCGCACTGTGCGCGATCGGCGCGACGCTGGCCCTTTACCGCGGCCGCCCCGGTGGGCAGGGCCGCACCCGCACCGAACTCGCCGCAGGTTAA